The Rhodobacter sp. 24-YEA-8 genome window below encodes:
- the tnpC gene encoding IS66 family transposase produces the protein MLDQSLTLPEDPEELRSFTARLLAEVKAQAILIEKLRHQLAGHRAHRFGASSETAEQLQLALETSEIAAAAMTARMKLPDIEENDKPKRRPIPDHIPRMEVELTPGSDACAECGGRLRRIGEDVTEELEYVPGRFIVNRIVRPRLTCACCERFVQAPLPSRPIERGRPGPGLLAHVLVSKYADHLPLYRQSQIFDREGLDLDRSTLADWVGKSTALLEPLADAIGRHVLSAEAIFADDTPVSMLAPGTGKTQTARLWTYARDERPWGGTAPPAAWYRFSGDRKGQHPKDHLARFRGWMHADGYAGFEDLYRAGTIREVACMAHVRRKFVDIHRSQGSPIAEEAIARIAQLYAVEKEARGSPPDRRAELRSTHSAPIFDDLERWLAMQRTTISGKSPLAAAIRYALARMERLRPYLDNGMLELDNNTAERGMRAIALGRKNYLFVGSEAGGKAAAIAYTLIETAKLNAVDPHAWLANTLARIPDYKITKVDDLLPWRRNG, from the coding sequence ATGCTCGATCAGTCCCTGACCCTGCCGGAAGATCCCGAGGAACTGCGCAGCTTCACAGCGCGGCTCCTGGCCGAGGTCAAGGCGCAGGCGATCCTGATCGAGAAGCTGCGGCACCAGTTGGCAGGTCATCGGGCGCATCGGTTCGGGGCCTCGTCCGAGACGGCGGAACAGCTGCAACTGGCCCTCGAGACCAGCGAGATCGCCGCCGCCGCGATGACAGCACGGATGAAGCTGCCGGACATCGAGGAGAATGACAAACCCAAGCGCCGCCCGATCCCGGATCATATCCCGAGGATGGAAGTCGAGCTGACGCCCGGCTCGGACGCCTGTGCCGAGTGCGGCGGCCGCCTGCGCCGGATCGGCGAAGACGTCACCGAAGAACTCGAGTATGTCCCAGGCCGCTTCATCGTGAACCGGATCGTCCGGCCTCGGCTGACCTGCGCCTGCTGCGAACGCTTCGTCCAGGCGCCGCTTCCGTCGCGCCCCATCGAGCGCGGCCGCCCAGGGCCAGGCCTGCTGGCCCATGTCCTGGTTAGCAAATACGCCGATCACCTGCCGCTCTACCGCCAGAGCCAGATCTTCGACCGCGAAGGTCTCGACCTCGACAGATCGACCCTGGCCGATTGGGTGGGCAAATCCACGGCCCTGCTGGAACCCCTCGCAGATGCTATCGGCCGCCATGTCCTGTCGGCCGAGGCGATCTTCGCCGACGACACGCCGGTCAGCATGCTCGCCCCCGGAACCGGCAAGACCCAGACGGCACGGCTCTGGACCTATGCGCGCGACGAACGGCCGTGGGGCGGCACTGCACCACCCGCCGCCTGGTATCGCTTCTCGGGTGATCGGAAGGGCCAGCATCCCAAGGACCATCTCGCCCGCTTCCGCGGCTGGATGCATGCAGACGGATATGCCGGGTTCGAGGACCTTTACCGCGCGGGCACCATCCGCGAGGTCGCCTGCATGGCCCATGTCAGGCGCAAGTTCGTCGACATCCACCGCTCGCAGGGCTCCCCCATCGCCGAAGAGGCCATTGCCCGGATCGCGCAACTCTATGCCGTCGAGAAGGAGGCCCGAGGGTCACCGCCAGATCGCCGCGCTGAACTGCGAAGCACCCATTCCGCCCCGATCTTCGACGATCTGGAGCGCTGGCTTGCCATGCAACGCACCACGATCTCGGGCAAATCCCCGCTTGCTGCGGCCATCCGCTATGCCCTGGCCCGCATGGAACGCCTGCGGCCCTATCTCGACAACGGCATGCTGGAGTTGGACAATAACACCGCCGAACGCGGCATGCGCGCCATCGCTCTTGGGCGGAAGAACTACCTCTTCGTCGGCTCGGAAGCGGGCGGAAAGGCCGCTGCCATCGCCTACACCCTGATCGAGACGGCCAAGCTCAACGCCGTCGATCCCCACGCATGGCTCGCCAACACCCTCGCCCGCATCCCGGACTACAAGATCACAAAGGTTGACGACCTGCTCCCATGGCGCCGGAACGGATAG
- the tnpB gene encoding IS66 family insertion sequence element accessory protein TnpB (TnpB, as the term is used for proteins encoded by IS66 family insertion elements, is considered an accessory protein, since TnpC, encoded by a neighboring gene, is a DDE family transposase.) encodes MIPVPAKTRVWLAAGVTDMRKGFAALAAQAEAVLKQDPFGGHLFVFRGRRGDLVKVIWWDGQGACMFLKRLEKGRFVWPSAKEGKVALSPAQLSMLLEGIDWRAPQRTWRPLAAG; translated from the coding sequence GTGATCCCGGTTCCGGCCAAGACGCGGGTCTGGTTGGCAGCCGGGGTCACCGACATGCGCAAGGGCTTTGCGGCCCTGGCGGCGCAGGCTGAGGCGGTGCTGAAGCAGGACCCGTTTGGCGGACATCTCTTTGTCTTCCGTGGTCGCCGTGGCGATCTGGTCAAGGTCATCTGGTGGGACGGTCAGGGCGCGTGCATGTTCCTGAAGCGGCTGGAGAAGGGGCGGTTCGTCTGGCCCTCGGCCAAGGAAGGGAAGGTGGCGCTGTCGCCCGCACAGTTGTCAATGCTGCTGGAGGGGATCGACTGGCGGGCACCGCAGCGGACATGGCGGCCCTTGGCAGCGGGATAA
- a CDS encoding transposase, translating to MSSRGPYRRHSAPFKLQLCQDIRAGVIGRRDAQRTHHISANLIHMWLTQFDRGELTSEEAEASVIAEYEAKIAALERKVGQLTMELDLVKKTPRPPHGASSGRSSIVTGPGGALSDWGAKL from the coding sequence ATGTCATCACGCGGTCCCTACCGGCGACATTCGGCGCCGTTCAAGCTGCAGCTGTGCCAGGATATCCGCGCCGGGGTGATCGGTCGGCGCGACGCGCAGCGCACGCATCATATCTCGGCCAACCTCATCCACATGTGGCTGACGCAGTTCGACCGGGGAGAGCTGACCAGCGAAGAGGCCGAGGCGAGCGTCATTGCCGAATACGAGGCGAAGATCGCGGCGCTGGAGCGCAAGGTCGGACAACTGACGATGGAGCTGGATCTTGTCAAAAAAACACCGCGCCCGCCACACGGTGCCAGCAGCGGGAGATCCTCCATCGTCACCGGCCCGGGGGGTGCTCTGTCAGACTGGGGTGCAAAGCTATGA
- a CDS encoding IS3 family transposase: MNLPRSTLYYRPTTSEAGLTDAEITAIVEDIQDEFPVYGYRRVTHELRRRGLVVNHKKVARIMRLAGLGIRPRKRYVRTTDSRHDNPIYPNLYRNTIPRCLDQVWVADFTYIRVTQGFCYLAVILDACSRKVVGYALSQRLDTPLALAALESAVASRRPPPGCIHHTDRGAQYASQLYREALEAAGLRGSMSSVGNPYHNAQAESFMKTLKVEEVYRAGYETFTDVAQRLPIFIEQIYNTRRLHSALGYRPPEEFETLIAQQAA; encoded by the coding sequence ATGAACCTGCCGCGGAGCACGCTCTACTACCGCCCGACGACTTCGGAAGCTGGGCTCACCGATGCCGAGATCACCGCTATCGTCGAAGACATCCAGGACGAGTTCCCCGTCTACGGCTACAGGCGGGTGACGCATGAGCTGCGTCGCCGCGGACTTGTGGTGAACCACAAGAAAGTGGCGCGGATCATGCGGTTGGCGGGGCTCGGGATCAGACCGCGAAAGCGCTACGTGCGCACCACGGACAGTCGGCATGACAACCCGATCTACCCGAACCTCTATCGCAACACTATCCCACGCTGCCTCGATCAGGTTTGGGTCGCGGACTTCACCTACATTCGCGTCACGCAGGGCTTTTGCTACCTCGCGGTCATCCTCGATGCCTGCAGCCGGAAGGTTGTGGGTTACGCCCTGTCGCAGCGCCTGGACACGCCGCTCGCCCTGGCGGCGCTGGAATCCGCTGTCGCAAGCAGGCGGCCGCCGCCCGGCTGCATTCACCATACGGACCGCGGCGCCCAATACGCGTCTCAACTGTATCGCGAAGCGCTGGAGGCTGCCGGTCTGCGCGGATCAATGAGCAGCGTCGGCAATCCCTACCACAATGCTCAGGCGGAGAGCTTCATGAAGACGCTGAAGGTCGAGGAGGTCTATCGCGCAGGTTACGAGACCTTCACCGACGTCGCCCAGCGATTGCCGATCTTCATCGAACAAATATACAATACCCGAAGACTGCACTCTGCCCTCGGCTACCGTCCGCCAGAGGAATTCGAAACGCTAATCGCCCAGCAGGCGGCTTAG
- a CDS encoding ABC transporter permease: MKVRRPFRRVILRRLLIYCLVSACFAVILANRIITSAATEGFEARIRASLYHEAVLTFPMLSAQKVSRGHTDADHLAPWTEDALKAAFAGAGISVSPYARQFSPIAELPAAGMVEILTSDPHFPLAYRLSLSPDRKPEPGSCLMGRRLADQLKGPLPEWLHFGTMRCRLAGVFDGEIRPPFWTLDRAVLRLAARDRVMAEETILWSSYLQADTAVLNEADLRTRLAPWLEAEAVEIWSSQHHAERAAGILAIYNFVAAAIGGIALGLCAFAIATTFMFSVSEQRREIAIRRAIGATQWQIIGHVQTEIAALVLGGLLTGMIGGKYLGLYLLAQMQGAGLLDPASQAVLSLVGLIQLAAMFLAAGVTAGLIPAIVAARIDPAIVLRGG, translated from the coding sequence ATGAAGGTCCGACGCCCCTTTCGTCGCGTGATCCTGCGCAGGCTGCTGATCTATTGCCTCGTTTCGGCCTGTTTTGCGGTCATTCTTGCCAATCGCATCATCACTTCCGCCGCGACCGAAGGTTTCGAGGCCCGCATTCGCGCCAGCCTCTATCATGAGGCGGTGCTGACTTTTCCGATGCTCTCGGCACAGAAGGTCAGCCGGGGCCACACCGACGCGGACCATCTCGCCCCCTGGACTGAGGACGCGCTGAAGGCCGCCTTTGCCGGGGCCGGGATCTCGGTCTCGCCCTATGCGCGGCAATTTAGCCCGATTGCCGAACTGCCTGCCGCCGGCATGGTGGAAATCCTGACAAGCGATCCGCATTTCCCTTTGGCCTACCGGCTGAGCCTCAGCCCCGATCGCAAGCCAGAGCCGGGAAGCTGCCTGATGGGTCGCCGCCTTGCCGATCAGCTAAAGGGGCCGCTGCCCGAATGGCTGCATTTCGGCACCATGCGCTGCAGGCTTGCCGGGGTCTTTGACGGTGAGATCCGCCCGCCTTTCTGGACGCTCGACCGGGCGGTGCTGCGGCTGGCCGCGCGTGACCGGGTCATGGCAGAGGAGACCATTCTCTGGAGCAGCTATCTGCAAGCGGATACGGCCGTTTTGAACGAGGCGGATCTGCGCACGCGCCTGGCCCCCTGGCTGGAGGCCGAGGCGGTGGAAATCTGGTCCAGCCAGCATCACGCCGAACGCGCGGCGGGTATTCTGGCAATCTACAATTTCGTAGCAGCCGCAATCGGCGGCATCGCATTGGGCCTTTGTGCTTTTGCCATTGCCACAACCTTCATGTTCTCGGTCTCGGAACAGCGTCGGGAAATCGCCATTCGCCGCGCGATAGGGGCGACGCAATGGCAGATCATCGGCCATGTTCAGACCGAGATCGCAGCCCTGGTTCTTGGTGGTCTGCTGACAGGTATGATCGGCGGCAAATATCTCGGCCTTTATCTTCTGGCGCAGATGCAGGGGGCCGGATTGCTGGACCCTGCGTCACAGGCGGTTCTGTCTCTTGTCGGCCTTATCCAGCTTGCAGCCATGTTTCTGGCGGCAGGCGTTACGGCGGGTCTGATCCCCGCCATTGTCGCCGCCCGAATTGACCCTGCCATCGTGCTGCGCGGCGGTTGA
- a CDS encoding ABC transporter ATP-binding protein produces the protein MSEAPLPLHLERVVVRHGGQDRRIVLDHADLTVAPGERLCILGESGSGKTTLLEVISGFRRPDAGRVRLFGIDPAGAADRIRARLRRQQLGFIFQDYALIEGLTALANIAMPLRLDGIRAEAAHQRAAERLAALGLTHLAAVPASALSGGEKQRVAFARATIHAPRLILADEPTGSLDPQTGQEILQMILGRGQDSPHSLVMVTHNHEHSRHFDRVLVLRDGRLHEVA, from the coding sequence ATGAGTGAGGCCCCGTTGCCGCTGCATCTTGAGCGGGTTGTGGTGCGTCATGGCGGCCAGGACCGCCGGATCGTGTTGGACCATGCCGATCTGACAGTCGCGCCCGGCGAACGGCTTTGCATCCTTGGCGAAAGCGGTTCGGGCAAGACTACGCTTCTCGAGGTGATCAGCGGCTTCCGGCGCCCTGATGCCGGGCGGGTGCGCCTTTTCGGCATTGATCCTGCGGGGGCCGCAGACCGGATTCGTGCGAGGCTGCGCCGCCAGCAGCTGGGGTTCATCTTCCAGGACTATGCTCTGATCGAAGGGCTGACAGCTCTTGCCAATATCGCTATGCCCCTGCGGCTTGACGGTATCCGGGCCGAGGCCGCTCATCAGCGTGCGGCGGAACGTCTGGCAGCCCTTGGCCTCACGCATCTTGCTGCGGTACCCGCCAGCGCGCTTTCGGGGGGCGAAAAGCAACGCGTGGCCTTTGCGCGCGCCACCATCCACGCGCCCCGCCTGATCCTGGCGGATGAGCCGACGGGCAGCCTCGACCCCCAGACGGGCCAGGAAATATTGCAGATGATCCTTGGGCGCGGGCAGGACAGCCCGCACAGCCTCGTGATGGTGACACATAACCACGAACACAGCCGCCATTTCGACCGCGTTCTGGTGCTGCGGGACGGTCGGCTGCATGAGGTCGCGTGA
- a CDS encoding HlyD family efflux transporter periplasmic adaptor subunit: MLRFYITAGIAAIALTGAIAAGLGHGPASVAPEVRTAVALTAAAPSGAAVEPATFRTCFLDWAEETPLIALRDGFASTGLSVSDRVQPDTVLLTFRAENERAQLEMLDLRALGLADRQRLATAAHAAALARHATEARAVERKLTRAREAAALAATRHREGRLDRLSLELAEDQLAEIDDLAAQTAPALTLLEAEHALRLIELQQESAALTSERTALQDHIGTLSLRSETAGVISFVAPALSTGALVAVRRGEHVISLARPGMFRAKVPVHLRDLSLFTDRHVTARLALEAGILTGQVTRISALRSPLPDGSTHEVEIRFDPTGLASEPQSASCLFETGTGAAP; encoded by the coding sequence GTGCTGCGTTTTTACATAACCGCAGGTATTGCTGCGATAGCCCTGACCGGTGCCATCGCAGCAGGACTTGGCCATGGCCCCGCCAGTGTCGCACCGGAGGTCCGGACGGCTGTGGCTTTGACGGCCGCGGCCCCATCCGGGGCTGCGGTTGAACCTGCGACATTCAGGACCTGCTTTCTGGACTGGGCCGAAGAGACGCCGCTGATCGCCCTGCGCGATGGATTTGCGTCGACCGGGCTTTCGGTTTCAGACCGGGTCCAGCCGGATACCGTTCTTCTGACCTTCCGCGCTGAAAATGAACGCGCTCAGCTGGAAATGCTGGATCTGCGCGCCCTTGGTCTTGCGGACCGGCAGCGCCTTGCAACGGCCGCCCATGCCGCAGCCCTCGCCCGTCACGCGACCGAGGCCCGCGCCGTTGAGCGCAAACTTACGCGTGCGCGCGAGGCAGCGGCGCTTGCCGCCACCCGCCATCGCGAAGGCAGGCTCGACCGCCTCTCGCTGGAACTTGCCGAGGATCAGCTTGCCGAAATTGACGATCTTGCCGCGCAGACCGCCCCTGCGCTTACCCTGCTGGAGGCAGAACATGCCCTCAGACTGATCGAGTTGCAGCAGGAAAGCGCTGCCCTCACCAGTGAAAGAACGGCGCTTCAGGACCATATCGGGACACTTTCGCTGCGCAGCGAAACCGCTGGTGTGATCAGCTTTGTGGCACCCGCGCTGTCGACAGGTGCCCTTGTCGCAGTGCGGCGCGGCGAACATGTGATCAGCCTTGCCCGCCCTGGCATGTTTCGCGCGAAAGTTCCGGTGCATCTGCGCGACCTGTCGCTTTTCACCGATCGCCACGTCACCGCCCGCCTTGCGCTGGAGGCGGGTATCCTGACGGGTCAGGTCACGCGCATCTCGGCCCTTCGCAGCCCTCTGCCCGATGGCAGCACGCATGAGGTCGAAATCCGCTTCGATCCGACAGGTCTCGCGAGTGAACCGCAATCAGCAAGCTGCCTGTTCGAAACCGGCACCGGGGCCGCGCCATGA
- a CDS encoding helix-turn-helix transcriptional regulator produces MDAADELIPLIYASLLRETRWEEFIGRLAALADVECATLFFHDSQSGRGAVTLQSGIPDVAQRDYLSHYGALNPWMWQVGRTPVGTAIVGEQLVARDRFHRTEYYNDFLRRFDQETGVGVTIERTEGRFLLLSTLSGDVDEERNAARARLLSRLAPHLRRASEFYGRNHHSGIGAELTGWLSEAGGVGFVLVDPVGRASHVSPAAEKYLADGRAASLGPNATLRFRNPDIQSALQQMLRGPRAVLPVTLQDGGFGITLMPVGQNEGGIAFSGQTVAAVFTPVLARTAAPALEFARRYGLTPAETRVLTAILDGQRPAEIATAASLSVETVRSQLKSVFSKTGANGQPQLIRMAIGLADPDPD; encoded by the coding sequence ATGGATGCTGCCGACGAGCTTATTCCCCTGATCTATGCCTCTCTGTTGCGAGAGACCCGTTGGGAGGAGTTCATCGGTCGTCTTGCGGCACTGGCGGATGTGGAATGCGCCACGCTTTTCTTTCATGACAGTCAGAGCGGCAGAGGCGCCGTTACCCTTCAGTCGGGCATCCCGGATGTGGCGCAACGCGATTATCTCAGCCATTACGGGGCCTTGAACCCCTGGATGTGGCAGGTCGGGCGCACCCCTGTCGGTACAGCAATCGTTGGCGAGCAACTGGTCGCGCGCGACAGATTCCACCGGACCGAATATTACAACGACTTCCTGCGCCGCTTTGACCAGGAGACCGGGGTCGGCGTGACCATCGAGCGCACAGAGGGCCGTTTCCTGCTGCTGTCCACCCTCAGCGGAGACGTGGATGAAGAACGCAATGCCGCGCGGGCCAGGCTTCTGAGCCGCCTTGCCCCGCATCTGCGCCGCGCGTCGGAGTTTTACGGGCGCAATCATCATTCCGGCATCGGCGCTGAACTGACCGGCTGGCTGAGCGAAGCGGGCGGGGTCGGCTTTGTGCTGGTCGATCCGGTGGGCCGGGCAAGCCATGTCAGCCCCGCCGCCGAAAAATACCTGGCAGATGGCCGCGCAGCGAGCCTTGGGCCAAATGCGACGCTGCGGTTTCGCAATCCCGATATCCAGAGCGCGCTGCAACAGATGCTGCGTGGCCCGCGGGCCGTGTTGCCCGTCACCCTGCAGGATGGCGGTTTCGGGATCACCCTGATGCCGGTTGGCCAGAACGAGGGGGGCATTGCCTTCAGCGGCCAGACCGTGGCTGCCGTATTCACTCCGGTTCTGGCGCGGACCGCTGCACCGGCGCTTGAATTTGCCCGGCGCTATGGCCTGACCCCTGCCGAGACAAGGGTTCTCACCGCCATCCTTGACGGACAGCGGCCGGCTGAAATCGCGACGGCAGCCTCGCTTTCGGTCGAGACGGTGCGCAGCCAGCTGAAATCTGTCTTCTCGAAGACCGGCGCGAATGGCCAGCCCCAGCTTATCCGCATGGCCATCGGTCTGGCGGATCCCGATCCCGACTGA
- a CDS encoding L,D-transpeptidase → MLNRFCRMLMAAGALGLLAACATAPEPVAPPQPELPPEVAAHYAGLQDGGFEVPAVPSRYLSDRNIRREVDYWTDEKPGTIIVDPWQRFLYYVQPGNRAIRYAVAVGDQGRAFSGTAHIPYSRDWPSWIPTQNMIREFPEQYAHLSGGMEGGLMNPLGARALYLHKGNRDTYYRIHGTTDMGSIGNATSAGCIRMFHQDVIELETLVRSGARVVVLTEEESGKGTTSPAQGV, encoded by the coding sequence ATGCTGAACCGATTTTGTCGAATGCTGATGGCGGCGGGCGCATTGGGCCTGCTTGCGGCCTGTGCCACTGCACCAGAGCCGGTTGCGCCGCCGCAACCCGAACTGCCCCCGGAGGTTGCCGCCCATTATGCCGGGCTGCAGGATGGCGGGTTCGAAGTGCCCGCCGTCCCCTCCCGATATCTGAGCGACCGCAATATCCGGCGCGAAGTGGATTACTGGACGGATGAAAAGCCAGGCACCATCATCGTCGATCCCTGGCAGCGGTTTCTTTATTATGTCCAGCCGGGAAACCGGGCGATCCGCTATGCTGTTGCCGTCGGGGATCAGGGGCGTGCATTTTCCGGAACTGCCCATATTCCCTATTCGCGGGACTGGCCCAGCTGGATCCCCACGCAGAACATGATCCGCGAGTTCCCCGAACAATATGCCCATCTGAGTGGCGGCATGGAAGGCGGCCTGATGAACCCTCTGGGGGCGAGAGCGCTATATCTGCACAAAGGCAATCGCGATACCTATTACCGGATCCATGGCACGACCGACATGGGGTCAATCGGAAATGCGACCTCGGCCGGTTGCATCCGCATGTTCCATCAGGATGTGATCGAACTGGAAACGCTCGTCCGGTCCGGCGCGCGCGTTGTCGTCCTGACCGAGGAGGAAAGCGGCAAAGGCACGACTTCTCCCGCGCAGGGAGTGTAA
- a CDS encoding TlpA disulfide reductase family protein encodes MGGISLGPLALSAERAPVIAGVLVLLLVTGLIARKTEPAISLWASAAIIGAALTARLGFVAQHASVYLAEPLSIFAFWQGGFSPFWGIAGFAVVTVWYLRRQANLVLPVAGSVVIAFAAWNVVHQLARGPDVALPKDVLLSSLSGDPVLPASWQGRPMVINLWATWCPPCRREIPMMAEIAAQETAIDLHFINQGEGAETVRTYLSQSGIVITPVMDPGSQMMRHFGSMGLPATLFIDADGRLQAAHLGEISRAQLLAGIAFLRNTN; translated from the coding sequence ATGGGCGGGATTTCACTCGGGCCGCTCGCCCTTTCGGCCGAGCGCGCGCCGGTCATTGCCGGAGTGCTGGTTCTTTTGCTGGTGACAGGCCTGATCGCCCGCAAGACCGAGCCCGCCATCAGCCTTTGGGCCAGCGCGGCCATCATCGGCGCGGCGCTCACCGCAAGGCTGGGTTTTGTTGCGCAACATGCCTCTGTCTATCTGGCCGAACCGCTGAGCATCTTCGCCTTCTGGCAGGGCGGCTTCAGCCCGTTTTGGGGGATTGCGGGCTTTGCCGTGGTGACGGTCTGGTATCTCCGGCGGCAGGCTAACCTTGTCTTGCCGGTTGCGGGCAGCGTGGTCATCGCATTTGCGGCCTGGAATGTCGTGCATCAGCTGGCGCGCGGGCCGGATGTGGCCTTGCCGAAAGATGTCCTGCTGTCCTCGCTGTCGGGTGATCCGGTCCTGCCTGCAAGCTGGCAGGGGCGGCCGATGGTCATCAATCTCTGGGCTACCTGGTGCCCGCCCTGCCGGCGCGAAATACCGATGATGGCAGAGATTGCGGCGCAGGAAACGGCGATCGACCTGCATTTCATCAACCAGGGCGAAGGCGCCGAAACTGTCCGCACCTATCTGTCGCAGTCGGGCATTGTCATCACGCCGGTGATGGACCCCGGCTCGCAGATGATGCGGCATTTCGGCTCCATGGGGTTGCCCGCCACCTTGTTCATTGATGCCGATGGCCGGCTGCAAGCCGCGCATTTGGGGGAAATCTCTCGTGCGCAATTGCTTGCCGGTATCGCCTTTCTCAGGAATACGAACTGA
- the dsbD gene encoding protein-disulfide reductase DsbD, with amino-acid sequence MQSLNSSPRIIRLLVLIPLLWLFVAGSVLAQQFSFPTRSTQPLDPEIAFRIELLDSAEGRSEIGWQIEEGYYLYREHIKAETVDGTALDIETHAGKLKEDPNFGAVEVYYNATTAVLPQAGGEVRITWQGCQEDGICYAPVTSTLMLADWSGATPPAESAVPAAPAGGSGLHLVEDKGLLASLAGQGGAALVLLAFFGFGLMLALTPCVFPMVPILAGMLARQGETLTPARGAALSGAYVLAMATAFALLGAVAGWSGQNLQILLQSPWAIGAVVALFLALALSSFGLFDLRLPAGLTARLSGGAGRRGSLGGAAALGFTSALIVGPCVTAPLAGAFIYIAQTGDVTLGAAALFMLGLGQGVPLFLAGTFGAKILPKAGVWMEAMRRIFGVVFLGMAIWLLERLMPGPAILLLWAVLLAGVAVSLGVLDRQEPGAAPENRLLRTGGVVALFAAAVLGLGAALGGTDPLRPLAPLSVATGSARAAGPDLTFAEVTTTAGLSQTLAAADRPAMIYLTADWCVTCKRIERSVMPDPGVTTALGNFLLVKADVSETGADARELMQMIEAAGPPTMIFLDRHNREAADSRLIGTIGAEDIRTSAALVQAAD; translated from the coding sequence ATGCAAAGCCTCAACTCCTCCCCCCGTATAATCCGCCTTCTGGTCCTGATCCCGCTGCTTTGGCTGTTTGTGGCCGGATCGGTCCTCGCGCAACAATTCAGCTTTCCCACCCGCAGCACCCAGCCGCTGGACCCGGAAATCGCCTTCCGGATCGAGCTTCTGGACAGCGCGGAGGGCCGGAGCGAGATCGGCTGGCAGATCGAAGAGGGATATTACCTCTATCGGGAGCACATTAAGGCGGAAACAGTGGATGGCACGGCGCTTGATATCGAAACCCATGCCGGCAAGCTGAAGGAAGATCCGAATTTCGGCGCGGTGGAGGTCTATTACAACGCCACCACGGCGGTTCTGCCGCAAGCGGGGGGCGAGGTGCGTATCACCTGGCAGGGCTGTCAGGAAGACGGGATCTGCTATGCGCCTGTGACCAGCACGCTGATGCTGGCCGACTGGTCGGGCGCGACCCCGCCGGCTGAAAGCGCCGTGCCGGCCGCACCAGCCGGCGGCAGCGGCCTGCATCTGGTCGAGGATAAAGGTCTTCTGGCCAGCCTGGCCGGACAGGGCGGTGCCGCGCTGGTCCTGCTGGCGTTTTTCGGCTTTGGCCTGATGCTGGCGCTGACACCCTGCGTCTTTCCCATGGTGCCAATCCTTGCGGGCATGCTGGCGCGGCAGGGCGAGACCCTGACCCCCGCGCGCGGCGCGGCTTTGTCCGGGGCCTATGTTCTGGCAATGGCCACCGCTTTCGCGCTGCTGGGCGCGGTGGCGGGCTGGTCAGGCCAGAATTTGCAGATCCTGCTGCAATCGCCCTGGGCGATCGGCGCGGTGGTGGCGCTGTTTCTGGCGCTGGCCCTGTCGAGCTTTGGCCTGTTCGACCTCCGGCTTCCGGCGGGGCTGACGGCCAGGCTTTCGGGCGGAGCAGGGCGGCGCGGCTCGCTTGGTGGCGCGGCGGCGCTTGGTTTCACGTCGGCGCTGATCGTCGGGCCCTGTGTCACGGCGCCCCTGGCCGGTGCCTTCATCTATATCGCCCAGACCGGCGATGTGACCCTGGGCGCGGCGGCGCTGTTCATGCTGGGGCTTGGCCAGGGCGTGCCTTTGTTTCTTGCAGGCACGTTCGGCGCGAAGATCCTGCCGAAGGCCGGCGTTTGGATGGAGGCGATGCGGCGCATTTTTGGGGTGGTCTTCCTTGGCATGGCGATCTGGCTGCTGGAGCGGCTGATGCCCGGCCCGGCGATCCTTCTGCTTTGGGCCGTGCTGCTGGCCGGGGTCGCGGTTTCCCTGGGCGTGCTCGACCGGCAAGAACCCGGGGCAGCACCTGAGAACCGTCTGCTGCGCACCGGCGGCGTTGTCGCCCTGTTTGCCGCGGCAGTTCTGGGCCTCGGCGCGGCGCTCGGTGGCACGGACCCGCTGCGCCCGCTCGCCCCGCTCTCGGTCGCGACCGGATCTGCCCGGGCAGCGGGTCCGGATCTGACATTTGCCGAGGTCACAACCACAGCCGGGCTGAGCCAGACGCTGGCCGCTGCGGATCGCCCGGCAATGATCTATCTGACCGCCGACTGGTGCGTGACCTGCAAGAGGATCGAGCGCAGCGTCATGCCCGATCCGGGCGTCACCACCGCACTTGGCAATTTTCTTCTCGTCAAGGCGGATGTCAGCGAGACCGGTGCCGATGCGCGGGAGCTGATGCAGATGATCGAGGCCGCCGGGCCGCCCACCATGATCTTCCTCGACCGCCATAACCGCGAGGCCGCAGACAGCCGCCTGATCGGCACCATCGGGGCCGAAGACATCCGGACCTCGGCAGCTCTGGTCCAGGCTGCGGACTGA